The following nucleotide sequence is from Salvia splendens isolate huo1 chromosome 2, SspV2, whole genome shotgun sequence.
CATTGAATGACAACatataatgaaaaaattataaattgacTTTGAGATCAATTCGATGTTTATAACTACCAGATTCAGAAAGTAATCTTGGGCAGAAAAATGTTACTACTACTTATGGAAAGTATAACATCGACATAGATTGTCTGTGTATGATGCTTGATGATTGCCAAATTTGTGTTGGCTTGGTTCCCTTGAATGAGGTAAGGAGTTTCTGGTAATGACagattgaagtaaaatgagatattttCTCATGCTGTTAACTATGTAATATTAGGCAGTTTGAATGCTATTTCAGGTAAGGTTCCATCTTACTAGGAAAGATGGCTACTGCAATAATACTGTTCAAGATTGAGAGGGCTTTATTCTTACATAAAAAGTTACTTTCTTCAATAAGCTGGTTTTGTTATTTGTTTTTACTATCTCTACTGAACTACAACAATATGTCGTTTAGTATCCGAGCTGGAGGAGTTGGTGTGAATCTCCAAGCTGCTGATACAGTCATTATCTTTGATACAGATTGGAATCCCCAGGTTATATCTAATGCCGTTCTCCTCAGTACTTCATTAATGTCACTTTGAGTTCAAAAAAgtctcattttattttgtttgtgtttgttcAGGTGGATTTGCAAGCACAGGCCAGGGCTCATAGGATTGGGCAAAAGAAAGATGTTCTTGTTCTTCGTTTAGAAACTGTAAATACTTAAATCCCTGAACTTGATTAacttgttgaatttttttttctgttaatGAGAACATAACTGCTGTATTTTGAATTAATAAagattatttttcattaaattaGTAATTTCAATTGTTTTGCATATATACTATAATTTCTTATGATTACACTTCCAAtctataataataaattatattatcaTACTTTCCATATAATGGTTGTATTGCAATTAATATATTGAGTCTTTACTTGATTGAATATTTCCATGTGGTAATCTCACATTCTCACTTGATTCCAGCCTACAGTGTTTACTTTTCTCTTCCTTTAATATTTTCCCTTGATACTTAGAACTATTCGAGAAAGCTACAATTTCAGCATCTGCTTTATAAAAGCTGAACACAAATCATTTTTGTGTGTAATAGACCAGCAATCTGACTGCTCCTCGAGTTAATGGCTTTAAACAGTACAATTATTTACTGCAGAAGTCTTGAATACTGTAATAATACACTCCTAGATTAATTTTAGTTAGATTTATTTCTGTTTCAAGGACATGACAGACCGCTTTGGTATAAAATGACACTGATTTAGTCTATTCGGCATTGGTTTTCTTCTTTGTTTCTTACTTAGTGTAGGTGCTGTTTTTGCTACATGTCTGATTCTGCTGTGGAGCTCCTATAAATATTTTGAATGCTATTTATTATGCACTTTATCTACTTCCACTAACAAGATTAAACTTATGCCAAGTATTTCGCACTTCCTAGGACAATTCTTTCTAAAACTTGCTGGAATTATTGAACGTAAATCTGCGGAGCCTATGCAAACTGGGTTAAAAGTGGTAGATAGCTTGGCTCATATAGGTCATGGTCAACGAGAACATATAATCGGGGACCAACAAACTAGAAAAACAGCTATTTATATCAATACCATATTAAACCAAAAACAATTGAACTTAACGACCACCTCGGAAAGTGAGGCATTGTATCATGTCTTATATCTTCTCTGTAGTAACACCAGTGAGCGTGATATCTatatatcagagttttgaagcAATGGCGGATAGGTAGATAATTGTTAGTTACTATATCTAAATTTTTTTGGAGGCATTGGATCAGAGGGAATGATTCTTTTTGTGCAATGAACGtttcacatttatttttatgtatgcCTTTTGTTTCAACATAATTATAATTGTGTTGAATGTTTTTCCTATAATGCTTAAATCTTAAATAGGTCCAAACTGTGGAGGAGCAAGTTAGAGCTTCTGCTGAGCACAAACTTGGGGTTGCTAATCAGAGTATAACTGCGGGATTTTTTGACAATAATACGAGGTATGCTAAAGTACATAGTAAAACAAATGACTTTGATTTGACACTTGTATTTGATATTAGTCAATTAtaatctaaacaatataatataGTGCGGAGGATCGAAGGGAATACTTAGAGTCTCTCTTGCGGGAGTGCAAGAAAGAGGAAGTTGCACCTGTTCTGGACGATGATTCCCTTAATGACATTATAGCGCGCAGGTATAATTTGTTACAATAATAATAAGTATGGTTATGAGAATCTCCCtacctttttttcttcttaactTCCAACGGGTGGGAGTTTCTTTTGCTGTTCTGATGTTTTGTATTGCCTACTTCTCTTCAGTGAAGAGGAAATTGATATCTTTGAATCAGTTGACAAACAGAGGCGCGCAGATGAAATGGTATGTGCAAATCCTAGAAATGATGTGCTGTAGTTCTATTTGTTTGGATAAGAAAGGTACTGTCTATttatttaagatataaataatttCTGCAGGTTGTGTGGCAAAATTTGTGTGGTGTGAAAGGGTCAGATAAAAGCAAGCTTATACCTCAATTGCCTTCTCGGCTCATAACAGACGATGACTTAAAATCATTTTATGAAGTGATGAAGATCTCTGAAACAACAACTCCCGTTGTATTACCTGATTCAGGGATGAAGAGGAAAAGTGGGTATCTTGGAGGTCTTGATACCCATCAGTATGGAAGAGGCAAACGTGCTAGAGAGGTTTTTTTACATCACAATCTCATAAACATTTGTCCTTGCTTGTATACAGTTATTGTTCTGATATATGTTGATTGTGCAATGCATAAATTTGACCTGGCACCATATATTCAAGACTTAAGTTTGATGGTCTGCTTTTTGCTTTATTAGGTTCGTTCGTATGAAGAGCAATGGACTGAAGAAGAATTTGAAAGACTGTGTCAGGTTGAATCTCCAAATTCTCCCACAATGAAGGAAGAAGTTACTAGAAAAACAATGGCAGTCACTACAAACAGTGCAGTCGTAGTCAAGGGTGAGATGCAGGCACCGGCTGTCCCTCAACTTCCTCCACTTCCTTCGCTTCCTCAACATCCAACTGTGGAGCCTCTGGCCGAACAGAACAAAGAGGCTACACCACCATCTAAAAGAGGGCGTGGCAGGCCAAAAAGAGTGGTTGAAGTTTCTCCACCAGTTACTTCTCCTGGACTATTGGGACCTGTGAAAACTGAAGAAATTTCCAAAGTTGAAAGTATGCCTGTAGAACCTGTTCCTGATTCTATGGTCTGCGCTACTGATGTTGGAAGTATCACTGGGAGCTCAAAAGAGTTGAAGTTGCCTGCTACTCTGAACTCCGGGCCACCTCTTCCCCCTTCTCTCATTCCTGCTTCACCCCCATCATCTGGTCGAGGTAGAGGACGTGGTCGGAAGTCTCAGACAGGTGGAGAAGCTCCTGCTCCCAGACGCCGAGGCAAAAGACAGACTACAGCATTACAAGCAGCTCAAATATCTTCATTGCCACTTGTTACTGATAATCCATCTGTTGAAATAAAAGGAGAACCTGCCCCAAGCTCAGCTATCACTACCAGTTGTGCCGCTGTCTCTGTCACTAGCATTACAAAAGAAGTGGGCTCTGAACCGGATTCTGTGTCACCTTCTCCAGTGGTTCCATCAGTTTCTGGTCCTAGCAATTCAGATGTGGAGCCCCATAAAGAAGTTACACCTAACTCTTTAATGGCTTCTGATAGTACTTTTACTGGCTCCGTCGCTGTAGCTAGTGTAAATCAGGCAGATCCAGACATTGTGCGCACTTCAAATCCTGAAGCTACACCTCCCCCACAGCCTATTAGCGCTTCTCTCTCTGTAACAACGGTGGGTAGAGGTAGAGGGCGAGGGCGGGGGCGAGGGCGAGGGCAGAATGCTCAAAGTCGCGAAGAGGCACCGCAACGAAGGCGAAGAAGGCAGGAGCCCATACCATCCACTGTTTCTGGTGCATTAACTAGTCAGGACTCAGAGCCATGTGAACCTCAACCGAAAAGAACTCGGGCTTCTGTTGGACGGAAAGACACCGTACGGCGTGAGAAGGTTCAGGAAGTGACTAATGCAAGTCAATTTGCTGAACAGGGTATTCAAGATTCTCTGGTCGAACGAGTTACTAAGGGTAGGTAACTCTTTATTAGCTTCAAATAACTTTTATATATTACAACTAGCCTAACTGTAATATTTCTAGTACGGAGTATATCATAAGTCTGAGCCTGTGGAAGGGGGAAAAGAAGGTGAGCGATGAAAGGGGATTCAGTTACCTGTTTTAATCTTAATAAGGTGGAGCTTACTAGCACTAGCATTTGATAGATTAGGATACTGTTCGCAGTTATTGTTCATTctagaatatatatttattctcaTTTGTAGTCGACTAGGTAATTACTCTCTGGCATGTATAGCATGTAATAAGTTGAACTCTAATCACAAGGTTATTGTCTAATATGTCTTGTTCTCTACTGTATGGAGTAACTTTTTATAAAGTcctaaattaaaatataggcaTTTTCATAAATGTGTAATCTACAGAGCTATACAGCTAAAATATCTCGATCCATTTGCAAAGGGTGCATGTTTTTCTGGTGATTGTAAATTATGCTCTTTCCGGAGATCTACTGTTTGATTACCTACTTTTCATTTCACTGATGGATAAATAATTGTGACTAAAGATATTTCTGCTTATACTGCTTTAGATACAGAGATTGGTCCAGGCAAGTTACAAAACCCTCCTAAGGAACAAGATGCAAATGAAAAATCAAGTGAGGATCACAGGAATGAAGTCCTTGCTTCAAAATCTAACCCATCTGATGATTTAACATCAATTTCGATGCCTGATCCAACAGGTGGAGCGCCTAGTTCTCTGGTTCCCAAGTCTGCAGAGGACAAGACAGAATCTTCTAGTAAAGAACTTGATTCAACAGCTGGAGCGCCTAGTTCTCTGGTTCCCAACTCTGCAGAGGACAAGACAGAATCTTCTAGTAAAGAACTTGATTCAACAGCTGGAGCGCCTAGTTCTCTGGTTCCCAACTCTGCAGAGGACAACACAGAATCTTCTAGTAAAGAACTTGATTCACCAGCTGGAGCGCCTAGTTCTCTGGTTCCCAAGTCTGCAGAGGACAATGTAGAATCTTGTAGTAAAGAACTTGATATTAAGGAGCCCTGTGGGGATGATATTTCTATTGTCTCAGTTCTTGTGCCACCACAGACCGATGTTAATTGTGGAACATCTGGAGGGTCCCAATCCTTAGTAGGCGCAAATATCAACTCTCCTGTGATTGACAAAGATGAATCTGGAAAAGTTTTAGAGGATGAACATGAAACCAATATTACTGATGAATTACCGGGAAAAGTTCTAGTGAATGAACATGAAACCAATACTCCTGACGAAGTATCTGGAAAAGTTGCCGTGAATGAATGTGAAAGCAGTACTCCTGAAGTAGGCGCAAATGTCAACTCTCCTGTGACCGACAAAGATGAATCTGGACAAGTTCTAGAGGAtgaacatgaaagcaatgttaCAGATGAAGTACCCGGAAAAGTTGTAGTGAATGAACATGAAACCAATACTGCTGATGAAGTATCTGGAGAAGTTGTTGTGAATGAATGTGAAACCAGTACTCCTGATGAAGTAGGTGCAAATGTCAACTCTCATGTGACTGACAAAGATGAATCTGGAAAGGTTGTAGAGGATGAACATGAAACCAATGTTACAGATGAAGTACCAGGAAAAGTTGTAGTGAATGAACATGGAACCAATACTGCTGATGAAGTATCTGGAGAAGTTGTTGTTAATGAATGTGAAACCAGTACTCCTGATGAAGTAGGCGCAAATGTCAACTCTCATGTGACCGACCAAGATGAATCTGGAAAGGTTGTAGAGGATGAAAATGAAACCAATATTACTGATGAGGTACCAGGACAAGTTGTAGTGAATGAACATGAAACCAATATTACTGATGAAGTATCTGGAAAAGTTGTAGTGAATGAATTTGAAACCAGTACTCCTGATGAAGTACCTGTTTCTACCACCGCTGAAGTTCATGTGGATCATTCTGCTATAACGGCTATGGAAAAAGTCTGCACTGAATCAAACTCGGCCTCACCTGCCGCTATGCTATCGTCAGCACTGTGCCCAATTGATATTGGTGTGGGATCAGAACAAGGCATCACAGTGAGCTCCTTAACGGCTTCTACTCATGCTTCAACTGATCCAATGGCTGCGGCAAGTTCTGACCGACTGGATCCTGACATTTTGTCCTTGTCGAGTGTCCAAGCTACGGAGGAAGATGTTTCAGAGCCTTCTGCAGGGCAAGTTCCAGAGGGTAGGCTTCTTATTCTTTAAGGACATAAAAAATGTGAAATGCATGATTTTCTGGTGATTGTAAATTGTGCTCTTACATGTGACGTACTGTTTGATTACCTACTTCTCCATACACTGATGGATGAATATTTGATGCTAAAGATATTTCTGCAGGCGCTACTTTAGATACAGAGACTGGTGCAGCCAAGTTACAAAACCCTCCTCAGGAGCAAGATGCAAATTTTAAACCAAGTAACGATCACAGGAATGAAGTAATTGCTTCAACATCTAACATATCTGATAATTTTCCACCACTTTTGATGCACGATCCAGCAGCAGATGGAGCGTGTAGTTCTCTGGTTCCCAAGTCTGCAGAGCAAAATGTAGAATCTTGTGGTAAAGAACTTGATATTAAGGAGCCTTGTGAAGATGGCTCTATTGTCTCTGTTCTCGTTCTACCACAGAGCTATATTCATTGTGCAACATCTGGAGGTTCACAATCCTTGGTAGGCACAAATATTAACTCTGCCGTGATTGACAAAGATCAAGGCTTGCATAGTGGTGTTTCTGCGGCTGCTACTGCAACATCTGGATCAATGCCTCTTGGTGATGGGATTGACAAGTTGGATCCTGCATGTCAAAGCAAAGATGATAGAATTTTTAGTCCTACCAATAACCCTAACTTGGATGAATATCCTGCATCAGATAACGTATCAAAAGGACCAGCTGATTATAATCCCACAGATTCAATTCCTGAGTTACCTAATCATACAGATACTCTGGTACCATCTGAATATACCCAGTCTTTGCCTGTGTCTGATAGCAACTCCATCAACACAGGCGAATGCCAACATTTACAAAATGCAGAGATTCAGCTTGCATCAGCTGTTGATCCTGATGAAGTACCAGAAGAAGACTCTGGAAAGTCAAATTCAATTTCTGGGATAATAAAAATCACAGATGATGAATCTGGAAAAGGTATAGTGGATGAACATGGAACCAGTACTCCTGATGAAGTACCAGGAAAAGTTGTAGTGAACGAACATGCCACTAATACTCCCGATGAAGTACCTGGAGAAGTTGTAATAAATGAACGTGAAACCAGTCCTCCTGATGAAGTACCTGTTTCTACCTCTGACTTTCATGTGGATCATTCTGCTATCACGGCAATAGAAGAAGTCCGCACTGAACTAGACTCAGAAAAAGGAATCCCGATGAGCTCCTTAACGGCTTCTGCTCATGCTTCAACCAATCCAATGGCTGTGGCACGTTCTGATCAACTAGCTCCTGTTACGTTGTGCACGTCGAGTGCCCTAGCTACTGAAAAAGATATTTCAGAGCCTTCTGCAGGGCAAGTTCCCGAGGGTAGGCTTCTTATTCTTAAGGAAATAAAATCTTAAATGCTAATGAATTCCTTATAATGTGGCATTCTGGCATAAAACAATTGTGGCACACTTTTTAACTCTTGATATTGTTAGGATGTAAACAATTTCTCTTTCCAAAATGCTAGCATCTGAATGGTCTGTGTGAAAAGGAAAGTATCATACAGAAAATTGCATTTTCCTGGTGGATTATTAACTAGCCTCTGTCTCGTCTCTTATCTTAAGTTTTCTGTCTAATCGAAGATTTATATCTATTGTATGGATGCAGGCCGTGTTAAAGATGCAGACATTGATGAGGCGAAGCTAGAGGATCCAATTCAGGAAAAGGTTACAGTGGAAACAGATGGTAAGGCGTGCCTATAATTGAAGTTTTTCCTAGACAAACTAATAAATGAAGTTATTGCTTCAAAATATGCCATTTAATACGGAATATTGCATTTTCCTGGTGGATTATTAACTAGGCCTCTGTGTTGTCACATATCTTAATTTGTCTGCCTAATCGAAGTTGTACATCTAACGTATGGATGCAGGCCGTGCCAAAGATGCAGGCATTGATGAGGTGAAGCTAGAGGATCCAATTCAGGAAAAAGATACAGTGGATGGTAAGCATGCGAATAAGTGAAGTTTTTCCTAGTCAGAATAATAAATGAAGTTATTGCTTCGAGAAATGCCCTGGATACATACTTGCATTTTCCTGGTGGATTATTAACTAGGCCTCTGTCTTTTCTCATATCTTAAGTTGCCTGCCTAATTGAAGTTGCATATCTAACGTATGGATTCAGGCTATGCCAAAGATGCAGGCATTGATGTGGCAAAGCTAGAGGATCCAATTCAGGAAAAAGATACAATGGAAAAAGATGGTGTGGATGCAGGCCATGCCAACGATGCAGGCATTGATGTGGCGAAGCTAGAGGGTCCGATTCAGGAAAAAGATACAGTGGAAAAGGATGGTGTGGATGCAGGCCATGCCAACGATGCAGGCATTGATGTGGCGAAGCTAGAGGATCCAATTCAGGAAAAAGATACAGTGGAAAAAGATGGTGTGGATGCAGGCCAAGCCAACGATGCAGGCATTGATGTGGCGAAGCTAGAGGATCCAATTCAGGAAAAAGATACAGTGGATGGTAAGGCGTGCGTATAAGTGAAGTTTTTCCTAGACAGACGAATAAATGAAGTTATTGCTTCGAAATATGCCCTTTAATACTTTGCCTTCAGTTTCGACTTTAGATGCTGCAGTTAGTGGTTTTCAAGTGTTAGACTATCTGCAGGAAAATGTGAAGAGCCTGGAATTGGAACCCAACATGATGGTGGGGATCATTGTGGAGTTAGTCCTTCGGTTTCAACTATGCTTTCTCAAAGTGATGACAACAATCATGGAACAGCTGAGGATTCACAATGCTGGCCAGAAACGCATAACGACTCTGAGGACTTGGAAGAAAACCAGAGTACTGCTGAAGCTGCGGAAATACTTGCACCAACATCACTTCCTGACCAGTTTGATTCTCCCAGCGGAAAGGAAGATGCCAATAAAACTTCTAGTGAGAAAAACCCCTGATATGGATGTGTTGTAGTAGCATTTTAATGTCTAAGTTTGAATATTTATATCTGACCCTAATTCTCCCATATATATGTTGGGTGTCGCTTGTATTATGCATATTTGCTCAATGGAACAGTAAATCTATGGTTGTTGATGGAATTATTAGTCTCACCTTAATCTTGATATGGGCTTAATTCGAGAGGAAGACTCTCAATGGAAATAGACATAACGCCAATTTCACTCTATATCATTCGACCATACCAATCACATTACTCCATTAAACTTTATTTCGGTTTAATAAATTTGTGTTTCAACCAAGGTTTTTCATATccagaattattattatttgaaatatCCCGTAGGGTTTGTAATTTTTGACATGGCATGGACACATCCCACATTGTTAGCATGAAGTCTTAACTAATCTTATTGGGGTCGGACAAGATTATTTCAAATTGGGTTTATATGACCATTTAGAACCAAGCAGTGCagtgtttttattattattaaaattagtatTAGAGTTGTTTTATTTCTTTCCAATCTTCAACATCTGCCAGTCCACCACGACGACCACTCATTGGTGCACTATGTGCCGTTGATTAAGGCCACCGCCAATTGTCGATTTTGTAACAATTCCTTGaatcattatatttatttcatagGTTATAAggttttaattgtgtaaatataatattaatccTTTTGTGTCATTATTGTTTGATTGTTATATTATGATATGTATCGTTATTGTACCGTGTCAATCCAATCCGGAAAGGATTGTATCACTGGTGCTTCGGATAGGTAGTAAGATTCGCGTTTTAGATTAAAAATTGGTTTAATTATCAAGTTATGCTCAATATGGCAGGCCTACTATTAGTTGCTAActtataaattagtaataatGGAGCTTGATTACGGTGTAATTGGATTGTTCCAAATTTGTCAATTACGTAAGCAAGCTTTCTACTGTCATCTCCTACCGCCTTTCCATTGCAAGCACCGACTCGTCATTTGATTATCCCATACATTTAAGAGGATAGAGCAAGATCGGGAAGGAGCAGAGAGATGGGGTCTTTGCTTAGAGAGAACGAATTGGATAGAGTTGACGCAGAATCCGAATCAAATCAACCGATTCTCTACGTTAATGGAGTCCGTCGAGTTTTGCCCGATGGCTTGGCTCACTTCACCCTTCTCGAATATCT
It contains:
- the LOC121792702 gene encoding chromatin structure-remodeling complex protein SYD-like isoform X9, whose protein sequence is MANPQNVELEAAKFLHKLIQESKDEPSKLATKLYVILQHMRSSGKENSMPYQVISRAMETVIKEHNIDIETLMSSRLPLAAGAQDGDTGSQQLAGSSQRAGTAKDSKSGNEIETPETYALARTPSGPVSGGQDAYQGSTAHIGGVGVKVHGVPSGAPGSYLTGDSTNRMEFANSSFDGQSLAAKMSKDRSVEAFGDHSTGKIAAGGSSLVTNANMSSFQGSIAEQNMTRNAGPRDTGKSPVPQTSNAGLPFKEQQLKQLRAQCLVFLAFRNGLMPKKLHLEIALGDIYSKEDGTRRDLLDQKGKEQLVHDTSAVPEAPRSTERPDRSNSNPPHLDPNSTKESDSVKFPDGRINQPVVPVENEQDGNCSVSRGKTDIEITREDAIKSHASHDSSIRESYSCDHEDDLGNRRQRKSISSAVMTPSEQSMLEDSGPSVDGFANDITNAPVPTTFFTNDGVLQRPEDSASHAQNSMDCNNPGKSYSDKKYSSLLLKDKWKPASGMSGQNYPAMAVKDSNVTVRNFYQETDQEEGYPSKSTNRQPSPKHTTVEKWIMGRQKRKVFAEHNWAKKQQKTSQKISGCSDRLKDAVSSSEDISAKTKSVIELKKLQLLELQRRLRSDILNDFFKPIASEMDRLKSIKKHRIGRRSKQFERYEQKMKEERHRRIKERQKEFFSEIEVHRERLENGFKVKRECCKGFNRYVREFHKRKERFHREKIDRIQREKINLLKINDVEGYLRMVQDAKSDRVNKLLKETEKYLQKLGSKLKDAKVMAGQFGTDIEANKGGTIEESEDVENEDEKDQAKHYLESNEKYYTMAHSVKEHITDQPTGLIGGILREYQMNGLRWLVSLYNNHLNGILADEMGLGKTVQVISLICYLMENKNDRGPFLVVVPSSVLPGWELEITTWAPSIHKIVYCGPPEERRRLFKEQIVHQKFNVLLTTYEYLMNKHDRPKLSKIQWHYIIIDEGHRIKNASCKLNADLKHYRSNHRILLTGTPLQNNLEELWALLNFLLPNIFNSSEDFSQWFNKPFESNGDSTTDEALLSEEENLLIINRLHQVLRPFVLRRLKHKVENQLPEKIERLIRCEASAYQKLLMKRVEENLGAIGTSKARSVHNSVMELRNICNHPYLSQLHVEEVHDLVPKHYLPNIIRLCGKLEMLDRLLPKLKATDHRVLFFSTMTRLLDVMEDYLCWKQYKYLRLDGHTSGGDRGGLIEKFNNPSSPYFIFLLSIRAGGVGVNLQAADTVIIFDTDWNPQVDLQAQARAHRIGQKKDVLVLRLETVQTVEEQVRASAEHKLGVANQSITAGFFDNNTSAEDRREYLESLLRECKKEEVAPVLDDDSLNDIIARSEEEIDIFESVDKQRRADEMVVWQNLCGVKGSDKSKLIPQLPSRLITDDDLKSFYEVMKISETTTPVVLPDSGMKRKSGYLGGLDTHQYGRGKRAREVRSYEEQWTEEEFERLCQVESPNSPTMKEEVTRKTMAVTTNSAVVVKGEMQAPAVPQLPPLPSLPQHPTVEPLAEQNKEATPPSKRGRGRPKRVVEVSPPVTSPGLLGPVKTEEISKVESMPVEPVPDSMVCATDVGSITGSSKELKLPATLNSGPPLPPSLIPASPPSSGRGRGRGRKSQTGGEAPAPRRRGKRQTTALQAAQISSLPLVTDNPSVEIKGEPAPSSAITTSCAAVSVTSITKEVGSEPDSVSPSPVVPSVSGPSNSDVEPHKEVTPNSLMASDSTFTGSVAVASVNQADPDIVRTSNPEATPPPQPISASLSVTTVGRGRGRGRGRGRGQNAQSREEAPQRRRRRQEPIPSTVSGALTSQDSEPCEPQPKRTRASVGRKDTVRREKVQEVTNASQFAEQGIQDSLVERVTKDTEIGPGKLQNPPKEQDANEKSSEDHRNEVLASKSNPSDDLTSISMPDPTGGAPSSLVPKSAEDKTESSSKELDSTAGAPSSLVPNSAEDKTESSSKELDSTAGAPSSLVPNSAEDNTESSSKELDSPAGAPSSLVPKSAEDNVESCSKELDIKEPCGDDISIVSVLVPPQTDVNCGTSGGSQSLVGANINSPVIDKDESGKVLEDEHETNITDELPGKVLVNEHETNTPDEVSGKVAVNECESSTPEVGANVNSPVTDKDESGQVLEDEHESNVTDEVPGKVVVNEHETNTADEVSGEVVVNECETSTPDEVGANVNSHVTDKDESGKVVEDEHETNVTDEVPGKVVVNEHGTNTADEVSGEVVVNECETSTPDEVGANVNSHVTDQDESGKVVEDENETNITDEVPGQVVVNEHETNITDEVSGKVVVNEFETSTPDEVPVSTTAEVHVDHSAITAMEKVCTESNSASPAAMLSSALCPIDIGVGSEQGITVSSLTASTHASTDPMAAASSDRLDPDILSLSSVQATEEDVSEPSAGQVPEDISAGATLDTETGAAKLQNPPQEQDANFKPSNDHRNEVIASTSNISDNFPPLLMHDPAADGACSSLVPKSAEQNVESCGKELDIKEPCEDGSIVSVLVLPQSYIHCATSGGSQSLVGTNINSAVIDKDQGLHSGVSAAATATSGSMPLGDGIDKLDPACQSKDDRIFSPTNNPNLDEYPASDNVSKGPADYNPTDSIPELPNHTDTLVPSEYTQSLPVSDSNSINTGECQHLQNAEIQLASAVDPDEVPEEDSGKSNSISGIIKITDDESGKGIVDEHGTSTPDEVPGKVVVNEHATNTPDEVPGEVVINERETSPPDEVPVSTSDFHVDHSAITAIEEVRTELDSEKGIPMSSLTASAHASTNPMAVARSDQLAPVTLCTSSALATEKDISEPSAGQVPEGRVKDADIDEAKLEDPIQEKVTVETDGRAKDAGIDEVKLEDPIQEKDTVDGKCEEPGIGTQHDGGDHCGVSPSVSTMLSQSDDNNHGTAEDSQCWPETHNDSEDLEENQSTAEAAEILAPTSLPDQFDSPSGKEDANKTSSEKNP